Proteins from one Romboutsia sp. CE17 genomic window:
- a CDS encoding Ig-like domain-containing protein: protein MRISDKDKIKKLTIIFLIPLLLVSQYYLFKFGILKPMIKGVDINIINGEYIQDIDKYVIRLGEEVTLSSGDYIKIPKYAKNPDIKFRVLDDSKVIQIIDNDSKEKNTATMIGLKEGYSSIAVVKNSRVIKKATVLVVDPKVENLDLNIDRDLVFVGDSAKLDSVIEVDFKRFKDDYEVTYESSDESVLRIVGNEVKAIGVGSATIYAKSGDKVDSIRYKINAKVASLDVDKSIEVEVGASKKIDPKIITSPNGLKHPPVEYQLVESKLPIERAIRLDRNGNVVGLREGEEKVLVSCGIGENKKSQIVTVKVIKESLLNQLIDDLISKYEIIDNRIVINLTWSSLKDIYKYDIYMRNNSLGDTNYKVVESILMDKIDLDSQNKIKTTIELDIGDLKGINLDFYVVGVTDNGNTDASNLVNIQHSTELEENDDLNVSASLDTENKRIILSWNSIDNCKYNVYVKDISKGNQEFMLVGEDLSETNYIIDLNEDEVNLEIYVFAIKDGKEVARSDVKAFK, encoded by the coding sequence GTGAGGATAAGTGATAAAGATAAAATAAAAAAATTGACTATAATATTTCTAATTCCTCTATTACTTGTGTCTCAGTACTACCTTTTTAAATTTGGTATCCTAAAGCCAATGATAAAAGGTGTTGATATTAATATTATTAATGGAGAATACATACAAGATATAGACAAGTATGTAATAAGATTAGGAGAAGAAGTTACTTTATCAAGCGGAGATTATATAAAAATACCTAAGTATGCAAAAAATCCAGATATAAAATTTAGAGTATTGGATGATAGTAAGGTAATACAAATAATAGATAATGATTCTAAAGAAAAAAATACTGCAACAATGATAGGATTGAAAGAAGGATATTCGTCTATAGCAGTAGTAAAAAACTCACGTGTAATTAAGAAAGCTACAGTATTAGTTGTTGACCCGAAAGTAGAAAATTTAGATCTAAATATAGATAGAGATTTAGTTTTTGTTGGAGATAGTGCTAAATTAGATAGTGTCATAGAAGTAGATTTTAAAAGGTTTAAAGATGATTATGAAGTAACATATGAAAGTTCTGATGAAAGTGTATTAAGAATTGTAGGCAATGAGGTAAAAGCCATTGGAGTTGGAAGTGCAACAATATATGCTAAATCAGGAGATAAAGTAGACTCTATTAGATATAAAATAAATGCTAAAGTAGCAAGTTTAGATGTAGATAAGTCTATAGAAGTTGAAGTCGGAGCTTCAAAAAAAATAGATCCTAAAATTATAACAAGTCCAAATGGATTAAAACACCCTCCTGTAGAATATCAACTAGTTGAATCTAAACTACCAATAGAAAGAGCAATAAGACTAGATAGAAATGGTAATGTAGTCGGTCTTAGAGAAGGTGAAGAGAAAGTTTTAGTTTCTTGCGGAATTGGAGAAAATAAAAAATCACAAATTGTAACAGTTAAAGTGATTAAGGAATCTCTATTAAATCAATTAATTGATGATTTAATTTCAAAATATGAAATAATTGATAATAGGATAGTAATAAATCTAACTTGGAGTAGTTTAAAAGACATATACAAATATGATATATATATGAGAAATAATTCTTTAGGAGATACTAATTATAAAGTAGTTGAGTCTATATTAATGGACAAAATAGATTTAGATAGTCAAAATAAAATAAAAACTACTATAGAGTTAGATATAGGAGATTTGAAAGGTATAAATTTAGATTTCTATGTTGTGGGAGTTACTGATAATGGAAATACAGATGCTAGTAACTTAGTAAACATACAACATTCTACAGAATTAGAAGAAAATGATGATTTAAATGTTTCTGCATCTTTAGATACAGAGAATAAAAGAATAATTCTATCTTGGAATTCTATAGACAATTGTAAATATAATGTTTATGTAAAAGATATATCTAAAGGAAATCAAGAATTTATGCTAGTTGGAGAAGATTTAAGTGAAACTAACTATATCATTGATTTAAATGAAGATGAAGTTAATTTAGAGATTTATGTATTTGCTATAAAGGATGGAAAAGAAGTTGCGAGAAGTGATGTAAAAGCTTTTAAATAA
- the eam gene encoding glutamate 2,3-aminomutase gives MNESTKISLERASQLKSRIEDYIKIRKQIPKGLELENEISERKKLILSVLGGTEENWDDYKWQLSNRITDVEILSKILKLKDKEIEQIRQVEGQFRWAISPYYLSLINPDDIVDPIKLMSIPSIVELGDEQNDLDPMGEEFTNPAGSITRRYPDRLIINVTNECAMYCRHCQRRRNIGQKDCHQPRELLQESIDYIRDNEEIRDVLITGGDPLTLSDNMLEWLISELRKIPHVDYIRLGSRTLVTMPQRVTDELCDILKKYHPIYINTHFNHPMEITKESKLACEKLANAGIPLGNQAVLLNGVNNNKFVMRCLNHELLKIRVKPYYIFHSKHVKGTKHFNTSIDDGMEIMEYLRGYTSGMAIPTYIINAPKGKGKTPLLPQYLISKGTDYIMIRTWEGEVVKVEDKPAVDIKALITNSFKEENEKLKSLEDKEVYLKDLECELIPSY, from the coding sequence ATGAATGAAAGCACAAAAATCTCACTAGAGAGAGCATCACAATTAAAATCAAGAATAGAAGATTATATTAAAATTAGAAAACAAATACCAAAAGGTTTAGAATTGGAAAATGAGATAAGTGAGAGAAAAAAGCTTATATTAAGTGTTTTAGGTGGAACTGAAGAAAATTGGGATGACTACAAATGGCAATTATCAAATAGAATTACAGATGTTGAAATACTATCAAAAATATTAAAATTAAAAGACAAAGAAATTGAGCAAATAAGACAGGTTGAAGGTCAATTTAGATGGGCGATATCTCCATACTATTTAAGTTTAATTAATCCAGATGATATTGTGGACCCTATAAAATTGATGTCTATACCATCTATAGTAGAATTAGGCGATGAGCAAAATGACTTAGATCCAATGGGAGAAGAATTTACTAATCCAGCAGGAAGCATAACTAGAAGATACCCAGATAGATTAATAATAAATGTAACAAATGAATGTGCCATGTACTGCAGACATTGTCAGAGAAGAAGAAATATAGGTCAAAAAGATTGTCATCAACCTAGAGAGTTATTACAAGAGTCAATTGATTATATCAGGGATAATGAAGAAATAAGAGATGTATTAATAACAGGAGGGGATCCATTAACTTTAAGTGACAATATGTTAGAATGGTTAATTAGCGAATTAAGAAAAATACCTCATGTTGATTATATAAGACTAGGGAGTAGAACACTAGTTACTATGCCTCAAAGGGTAACTGATGAACTTTGCGATATATTAAAAAAATATCATCCGATATATATAAATACACATTTTAACCATCCAATGGAGATTACTAAAGAGTCAAAATTGGCTTGTGAAAAATTAGCAAATGCAGGTATACCATTAGGTAATCAAGCTGTTTTATTAAATGGAGTAAATAATAATAAGTTTGTTATGAGATGTTTAAATCATGAATTATTAAAAATAAGAGTAAAGCCGTATTATATATTCCATAGTAAGCATGTAAAAGGAACTAAACACTTTAATACATCTATTGATGATGGTATGGAGATTATGGAATATTTAAGAGGATATACTTCTGGAATGGCAATACCAACATATATAATAAACGCACCAAAAGGTAAGGGGAAAACTCCTTTACTTCCACAATATCTAATATCAAAAGGAACTGATTATATTATGATAAGAACGTGGGAAGGAGAAGTTGTAAAAGTTGAAGATAAGCCAGCAGTAGATATAAAAGCTTTAATAACAAACTCATTTAAGGAAGAAAATGAGAAATTAAAAAGTTTAGAAGATAAAGAAGTATATTTAAAAGATTTAGAGTGTGAATTAATTCCAAGTTATTAA
- a CDS encoding conjugated bile salt MFS transporter, whose translation MTTLNKDKKSKFATGWLIVVACMLIQAIPFGVASNIQPQFVSYVVEENGFTLAGFSLIFTLGTVVSAIASPFIGMMYNKINLKTMYLLGTILSGGGFLAFSMCKELWQFYLVAGVVQVGTAAISSIGVPLLINGWFDELSKGKAMGLAFAGGSIGNIFLQQMTAFSLANNGASKSYLMFGLLSLAVGIPVTLLFLRMPKDSSEIVKGKKKEGEVKAKAESNDVDWGYSLKEAKSLKFFWVFALGLFFLGMYVSALAVQYPAYLKLHLKLDPMIVGMVGSIFALCSLGGNLFGGIIFDKLGITKGLMVAAVLAAASCLALIFSGQMPILAQVFAALKGLSVFAYMMGPSLLTGSFFGKKEFGAILGVVQIFFAVGFAAGSSVFALLVDKAGYGAAWTTILVFIGICYASLIVASIGMSKLNKKRIENMQNSNLKEAM comes from the coding sequence ATGACTACTTTAAACAAAGACAAAAAGTCAAAATTCGCTACAGGGTGGCTTATAGTAGTTGCGTGTATGCTTATACAGGCAATTCCATTTGGTGTTGCATCTAACATACAGCCACAGTTCGTAAGTTACGTTGTAGAAGAAAATGGATTTACACTAGCTGGATTTTCGCTAATATTTACATTAGGTACTGTTGTATCTGCAATAGCATCTCCATTTATAGGAATGATGTATAACAAGATAAACCTAAAAACAATGTATTTATTAGGAACAATTCTTTCAGGTGGAGGATTCTTAGCATTCTCTATGTGTAAAGAGTTATGGCAATTCTATTTAGTTGCTGGCGTTGTTCAAGTTGGTACAGCTGCAATATCTTCAATAGGTGTACCTCTACTTATAAATGGGTGGTTTGATGAGTTATCAAAAGGAAAAGCTATGGGTCTTGCATTTGCAGGTGGTTCTATAGGTAATATATTCCTTCAACAAATGACAGCTTTCTCGTTAGCTAATAATGGTGCATCTAAATCTTACTTAATGTTTGGTTTACTTTCATTAGCTGTTGGTATACCTGTTACATTATTATTCTTAAGAATGCCTAAAGATAGTTCTGAAATAGTTAAGGGTAAGAAAAAAGAAGGTGAAGTTAAAGCTAAAGCTGAGTCTAACGATGTAGATTGGGGATATTCTTTAAAAGAAGCTAAGAGCTTAAAATTCTTCTGGGTATTTGCCCTAGGATTATTCTTCTTAGGAATGTACGTTTCTGCATTAGCAGTTCAATATCCAGCTTACTTAAAGTTACACTTAAAATTAGATCCTATGATAGTTGGTATGGTTGGTTCTATATTTGCTTTATGTTCATTAGGCGGAAACTTATTTGGTGGTATAATATTTGATAAATTAGGTATTACTAAAGGACTTATGGTTGCTGCAGTATTAGCTGCTGCATCTTGTTTAGCATTAATATTCTCTGGTCAAATGCCTATACTTGCACAAGTATTCGCTGCACTAAAAGGATTATCTGTTTTTGCATACATGATGGGACCATCTTTACTAACAGGTTCATTCTTCGGCAAAAAAGAATTCGGTGCTATACTTGGTGTTGTTCAAATATTCTTCGCTGTAGGATTCGCAGCAGGTTCTTCAGTATTCGCTTTATTAGTTGATAAAGCTGGTTACGGAGCTGCTTGGACAACTATATTAGTATTCATAGGAATATGTTATGCTTCATTAATAGTTGCATCTATAGGAATGAGTAAGTTAAACAAAAAAAGAATCGAAAATATGCAAAATTCTAACTTAAAAGAAGCTATGTAA